ACTTTGGCCTGATCGAGTTCTCCGGCATGCATTTGCACAAAGTGTGGTGTTTTGGATTCAGAAAATAGATATTGGATGGAACTCGTCAGTTCCATAATCATCCGTGACCCCGAAGATACCAGCAAGGCAGCCAGCAATACAAAAATAAATAACGCAGCCGTAATCCCTTTCTTTCTCGTTACATCGTTTCTCAGCATTCGTAGCAGCATAAACGAGCATGGCTCCTCTCATCTACAAGTTGTTCCTGTTTATCCGGCAAAAAATCATGCTCAGCTCCCTTCATATAATGTTATCCCTAACCAATGCAATTCATTTCACTACGAGATATCTAGCCAGATTATATAATTATATTTTTATTTGTCAATTAAAACATAATTTTCTATTTTTATTGCTAGATTCAGTTAGAGAAGACAGCTATAAAAATATTTAAAGCATGCCAGATTTCACTTAAGAAGAAATATAAAAAATAGAATTTGACATCTGATCATTTTGTAACTATTATAGTTACAACGGTGGTGATCATCCATGAGACAAATCAGCAGTCGCTTTTCCATTGCGGTTCATACGCTGTCCCTGATCGCTGTTATGCCCAATGAATGCACCGGAGATGTGATCGCCCAGAGTGTGAATACCAATCCCGTGATTATTCGGCGGATCATGTCTAAGCTGAAACAGGCTGGTCTGATCGATGTCAGACCTGGTGTGGGCGGTGCTTCCTTGTTGAAAGATCCGGCGGACATTACCCTGCTCGATGTATATCGAGCGCTTGAGGTGGTGGAGGATGGGGAATTGTTTAACTTTCACAAACATCCGAATCCGAAATGTCCGGTCGGCAACATGATTGAACACACCTTGCGTGCCGAACTCATTGAGGCTCAGACAGCCATGGAACAGCGCTTGAATCGTGTAACCATACAGCAGATGATGGATCAGATTCATGTCTCTGAATAAAAAGCTCATTGTGAGCTTTTTTTAATCCTCTTGTTGTAATCACACCTGTTATAACATTTTTGATTACATCTATATGCAAGCAATAACCGTATACGACTTATCCGGGTTGAGTTAAGCAAGTTGTATCCAATCAACAACACATATCATAGGAGGAAAAGAAGATGAAAATTTTGGTTACTGGCGCAACAGGTCAATTGGGTTCACTGGTTGTAGAGGCATTGTTAAAAAACGATTCCGCCAAGGATTTGGCTGTAAGTGTACGTAATCCGGAGAAAGCGGAAGCACTCCGCGCTCAAGGCGTTGAAGTGCGTCAAGGTGATTTCGATCAACCCGAGACGTTGGAGAAAGCTTTTGCCGGTGTAGACCGTCTGTTGCTCATCTCCACTGATGGTGACAATGAAACGCGTATTCGCCAACATCAGGCTGCCGTGGACGCTGCCAAAAAAGCGGGCGTGGGCTTCATCGCTTATACAAGCGTTGTGAATGCAGACCAAAATACCCTTTCCTTGGCGGAAGTTCACCGTGCTACAGAAAAAGCGATTCGTGAATCCGGCATTCCGTATTCCTTCCTGCGCAACAACTGGTACCTGGAAAATGAAGCAGGCAGTATGCAAGCCGCTACGCAAGGCGCACCTTGGGTTCATGCCACAAATAACAGCCAAGTCGGCTGGGCTACCCGCAGTGACTATGCCCATGCCGCGGCATCTGTACTCGCAGGCGAAGGACATGAGAACACCGTGTATGAATTGTCCGGCAAACTGCGCACGCAAGCTGAACTGGCTGCCATTGTGGGTGAAGTGCTTGGACAGGAAATCAACGTGCAAAACGTGGACGATGCCGCTTACTCTGACATCATGAAAGGTGCAGGTCTACCGGACTTTGTCGTATCGATGCTCGTTGATATGCAAAGTGCTATTCGTGAAGGCGCATTGGCGGTAGAGAGTGATACATTAGAGAAATTGCTTGGCCGTCCTGCTCAGCCACTTAGCGAAGGTATTAAAGCGATTGTAGGCAAATAAGTTTTGGATATGAGAAAGGGACGCACCAACGAATGTTGGATGCGTCCCTTTTTGGTGTAGCTAACGATCAATACAACGATATACCCATTGAACGGATGACTGCACACTCAACCGATTCACTGCGACTGCAGCAATGCGATGTGGGTGTTTATCATGGCTTAAGAATATAACGTGCGGGAACATGATCGGCCAGCCAAATATTTTCGTTTCCATGATAAAAGAGAATTCCATCTATGGACGCTTGAGCAGCATTGATTTTCAAGATGACAGGCTTATCATCACGTCTTCGACCCACCTGATTGGCCGTATCCATATCTGCAGACAGATGTACATATTGCCTTTGCCGCGGCTGTAAGCCATGTTCCATAATCGAATTCACAGCACGTGCGGGTGTCCCATGATAAAGGGTTTCCGGTGGCTCAGCAGCGATCTTGGATATCTTATGTGGCGTCGAATGTCCATACAATGCCCGGATGCGGCCAGAATGGATTTCATGTCTCTTTTTCTCCGAGGCTTGAATCATCTGCTCCAGATCGGCTTGCGTGACTTCCTTCCACTGCGGACTTTCATGTAAAGCCACCAGCAATTGCGAGATTTCCACCCAACCCTCTTCGTCCAGCTCCAGCTCATACTCCCATGGTGCATGTCGCAGAGCGTATGAGAGTTCCTTGCTTAATTTCATCAGATCCATTGTGATCATCTCCCACATCTAATAAAACCTTCTATTACTGCGATTGAACCGCAGTTAAAATCTCCTGAATGTTACGTTCCAATCCTTCATCGTCTTCCTGATTGAACTGACGGTGTCCATCAATCCCACGTTGGATAATGGTATTCATCACCGGATGAACCTCACGATCGGAAGCCACCCGGATCAGATCATCGGCAAAATCAACCGCCTGCTGCTCACTGTAATTAAACGGTTTGATCAGCATCCGAATGCTCAAGGCATGGGCCTGTGGCTCCGCCAGCTGATCCCGATGAGTGATGCCATATACCGCGCCAAAACCAAAAGCAGCCATGACCTGACGCTCCAGTTCACTCGTTTGTCCCAAAGGGGTGCCAATCAGCTCACACATTTTGTCCACCATCTGCTCCAGTTCGTTTGCCGCCGCACCCAGAATTACATCATTAGTATCATCAGCGTTAATAAATTCAGTCATATTGGTTTTCTCCATTTCTGCACCGTATTTAATCTATTTCCTCAGACTCTATGAAAACATTGTATCGGAGTTGGGGTATTCCTTTCAAATCACCCCTATGTTGTCGAAGCTTCTCTTACTCGTATATTACCCTATATAAGTGAAGCCGCTTGTGATTCAAAACGATTTTTTGCGAGCCTGAGTGCCTTATCCTTTTCACCATGATTCATATAGTACTGAAACAATATCTCTTCATAACGTTCGGCGAGATACTGGGAACCCAGTTCACGATAATAAGGAAGAATTCGCTCTTCTATCATTTCATAATATGCTTGCTCCTGCCCTTGTAAAATGACAGACTGAAGTTCTAATTCCATATAACTTGCATCTGAAACAAGTTTAGAGTTATGCAAGGCTTTCAGAGACATGTCCAATAGTTTGTTTGCAGGAATGAGATTCCCCAGTCTGTTCGATTCTATGTAATTATTGAGTACCATCAGGTATAACGGTTGTTTCTCCGGAATGATATCAAGCGCTTGTCTGTACCAGTAAGCAGCATCCTCATATTGCTTTCGCCGGTTATATTCATAACCCAGATTGTTCAGCAGCTTTGCTTTTCGATCAGGAAGCCCACAATCATCACTAATCCGAATCAGATTTTCATATCTGCGTTTCGTCTCAGGAAAATCATGATATTCGCGGGAGTTGAGCTGGACCAGCATAATGGTTTCGGTGTCAATGATCCGCACCATATTGAGCGTTTTCCGAAAATGCTGGATAGCTTTCTCAGCGTAATAGTAAGACGTAATATTCGAATATATCGAGTGATATGCCAGAGACAAATGATAAAAGTACTCATGATTCGTATATTTGGACTGATTGATTGAAGTTAACGTCTGGATGGATTTGCGATAATGTCCTGTAAGGAAATAGTAAATCCCCATCACATGGTGATAAAAATAATGTTCATATGAATGCTCCGATTCATCCGGAATTTCGACTTCGGCTATAAGTCTCTCGGCTTCATTGATATTGTTCATAAACAAGTAAAATCGGATCTGCAGCAAGTCATAGGATAAACGCAAATCAGGTATACCTTTTAACGGTTCTTCTTCCAACTTGTCTTTTAGGCGAATAGCTTCAGCTGTTCTCTGCATAATAATGGCCTCTTGCCATGAATCCAGAAGATCGATCATTTGATGATATCTGGCCACTTCCCTTGCCATATCAATATGTAGTCGATCACAGAGCATGTCCATAATCTCCTGTGAATACTCTGTCATTCCCCGTTCAATTTTGCTCAGATGTGTGACCGAACAGATTCCCTTTACCAATTCACCTTGAGTTCGTCTATTCTTCTCCCGATAAAATTTAATAATCTTCCCTTCAATCATCACTACACCTCTTTTTACCCATCATTTTATTCCTAATTATAGGGTTCGAATATGGACACTGCCAGTTATATATTGGAGTCTGACATACTTGGGAAGAGAGTTTTAGGAACTCAACGAAGTAAAATAACAAAAAAATAAGAGACCCCTCTAATGTTAGAGGAACCTCTTATCCTTGTACTTCTTATTTGAGCAGCGTAAGTAAATTATGAACCGTTTGGGCCGTTTCGGCACGAGTAGCACTATTTTGGGGTTTGAATTTCCCGTCACTAGAACCTTTCATTACACCAAGATCGGAAGCTTTAGCCACAGCTTCTTTTGCCCAAGATGCAATGTTTGCTTCATCCGTATAATCGGCAACCGCTGACTTGGTATCGTTTGATTGGGATTGATATTCGTATGCTCGCATCATGAGCACGGCCATTTCTTCACGTGATATGGTTTGGGTCGGAGCAAACTTATCATTCGTCATTCCCTGAACCAGACCTGCTTGATACGCCGCAGCCACGCTGTCTGCATACCAGGCATCCTTACTCACATCACCAAATGGCACATCGTTACCTTTCACCTCTAAACCAAGGGTTCTCACGATTAAAGCGGCGAATTCGGCACGAGTCGTTTCACCTTGGGGATCAAACGCAGTCTCTGTTTTGCCTGTCAGCATATGTTTCGCCGATAGAGACTTGATTGCTTCACTTGCCCAATGCGTTGGTGCCACGTCTTCGAAGGATTTATCGTAAGCAAACAGAGCATACGTGCCCAAATCAGACAATTGGGAAGTCACGGTACCCTTCTCTTCATCTACGATCCCACCTACGTAATCCCATTGATCCGCAGATAGATGTTCATGATACATTCCAATCAGATCACTGTTTAACTCTCTGCTGTAATGGAGTGTCAGGGTAACATCTTCAGGAAGTGAGGATAACGATAATTTCTCATTTGAAACCTGAAGGTAAAGTTCAACTTCGTAAGCGGCACTTGCGGTTGCCCACGTAAGACCTAGTTTCGTTTCTGGTGCTTTCACATCTTGTTTCATTATATCCAAAATGATCTTGCCACCAGCAGAACCAGGACCTCCTTTGGTTTGCAGTTCTTTCAATACGCTAGATGGAATAGTGAGTGATAGTACACCTTGCTGAGAAAGTGTGAGTGAGTTCGCACCCAGCAAATCCCCCGTATTGACAGGTAACTCGACTTTTTTACCGACCGTAATATCCACATTCGCTGTACCGTTAGTCGCATTTTTTAACTCTTTTTCTGTAATGACCTGATTTTGGCCTGAATCTGGTTCTGTGGTTGGCGCAGGTGTCGGGACAGGCGCAGGGGTCGCAGAAGATCCGCCGCCACTATTTCCCGAACCGCCACCATTATTCCCAGAACCACCACTGTTCATTTCCTGAATTTTATTGAGGAAGTAACCCAGGTCTTTGTCACCCATTTGCAAGACAGGCTCCTTGGTAGAATAGTTAGCGGTCATTCCAAAGTTATTCGTAATATAATTCACTTCCGCGTCTCCTACATAACCATCTTGGTCAATATCGGCGATCTCATCTGAAGTATGATAATGTTTCGTTACAAGTTCCATGTCATAGATATCGATGGCTCCATCCCCATTAATATCTCCTGCATACGTAAAATCAGACGAATTCAGTTGATTGATGCCATAATATTCGCCATTAATCGTTTTGCTCAGAACCACTGCCAGCTTGGAAGGTAAATGACCGGGAACTCGTGTGTAGATAGTCGTCATTTCTCCAGTAGCCGGAATTCCATCGATGAGGAACTCACCGTGTTTTTGCAAAGTCCCTTCGTATTTCTCTCCGGAAGCCGTCTCCGCATAAACTTGAATGCCCATTGCGGAATAGTCATTTGCAAAATCCAGATACTCTCCATCGACCATAAAAGCTTCGGGACGTAGATAACCATATGTTCTTGAAGATTTGGAAATCACTTCATAGCTGTCTGTGTTAAACGCGGCTAATGTCAATTTCTCTTCGTTCTCTTTCATGCCAACCGTAGTGTATTTCACTTCAAGAAATGGTACGTCGCTTTTCTTAAAATAGAATTCATCCTTCGGTACATCAAAGATAACTTGGAACAAATCAAGATCCCCTGTGATTCCTTCAAAGGATCCACCTGAGATGGATGCCTCAAAGCTGAGTTCTCTTGGGGTCACTACAGGATCACTGAATTTCACTTCAGCACCTGTGGCATCCAGTAATGCCTGCAGCTCAGGTGTTGGCTCAATCCGATCCAATTGTTTATAGTCATACATTGATTCCAGGGTAACCGAAATACGGTTCAACTTCTCTACATTGTTCAATTGAATGGTCTGGGTAATGGTATCTCCTTTACGCACTTGTTCTTTGTCATATTTACTAGTCGCATAAGGTTTGCCTTCGGAAATAAAGCCATAGCGGTGGTCCTTGACGG
The window above is part of the Paenibacillus sp. 1781tsa1 genome. Proteins encoded here:
- a CDS encoding Rrf2 family transcriptional regulator, translating into MRQISSRFSIAVHTLSLIAVMPNECTGDVIAQSVNTNPVIIRRIMSKLKQAGLIDVRPGVGGASLLKDPADITLLDVYRALEVVEDGELFNFHKHPNPKCPVGNMIEHTLRAELIEAQTAMEQRLNRVTIQQMMDQIHVSE
- a CDS encoding SDR family oxidoreductase, producing the protein MKILVTGATGQLGSLVVEALLKNDSAKDLAVSVRNPEKAEALRAQGVEVRQGDFDQPETLEKAFAGVDRLLLISTDGDNETRIRQHQAAVDAAKKAGVGFIAYTSVVNADQNTLSLAEVHRATEKAIRESGIPYSFLRNNWYLENEAGSMQAATQGAPWVHATNNSQVGWATRSDYAHAAASVLAGEGHENTVYELSGKLRTQAELAAIVGEVLGQEINVQNVDDAAYSDIMKGAGLPDFVVSMLVDMQSAIREGALAVESDTLEKLLGRPAQPLSEGIKAIVGK
- a CDS encoding RNA 2'-phosphotransferase, giving the protein MDLMKLSKELSYALRHAPWEYELELDEEGWVEISQLLVALHESPQWKEVTQADLEQMIQASEKKRHEIHSGRIRALYGHSTPHKISKIAAEPPETLYHGTPARAVNSIMEHGLQPRQRQYVHLSADMDTANQVGRRRDDKPVILKINAAQASIDGILFYHGNENIWLADHVPARYILKP
- the imm48 gene encoding Imm48 family immunity protein, whose protein sequence is MTEFINADDTNDVILGAAANELEQMVDKMCELIGTPLGQTSELERQVMAAFGFGAVYGITHRDQLAEPQAHALSIRMLIKPFNYSEQQAVDFADDLIRVASDREVHPVMNTIIQRGIDGHRQFNQEDDEGLERNIQEILTAVQSQ
- a CDS encoding transcriptional regulator; this translates as MIEGKIIKFYREKNRRTQGELVKGICSVTHLSKIERGMTEYSQEIMDMLCDRLHIDMAREVARYHQMIDLLDSWQEAIIMQRTAEAIRLKDKLEEEPLKGIPDLRLSYDLLQIRFYLFMNNINEAERLIAEVEIPDESEHSYEHYFYHHVMGIYYFLTGHYRKSIQTLTSINQSKYTNHEYFYHLSLAYHSIYSNITSYYYAEKAIQHFRKTLNMVRIIDTETIMLVQLNSREYHDFPETKRRYENLIRISDDCGLPDRKAKLLNNLGYEYNRRKQYEDAAYWYRQALDIIPEKQPLYLMVLNNYIESNRLGNLIPANKLLDMSLKALHNSKLVSDASYMELELQSVILQGQEQAYYEMIEERILPYYRELGSQYLAERYEEILFQYYMNHGEKDKALRLAKNRFESQAASLI